The proteins below come from a single Comamonas antarctica genomic window:
- the secA gene encoding preprotein translocase subunit SecA translates to MATNFLTKLFGSRNDRLLKQYRKTVARINAMEPELEKLSDEALRAKTQEFKERVSQGQSLDDLLPEAFAVVREGSKRVMKMRHFDVQLLGGMALHHGKVAEMRTGEGKTLTATLPVYLNALAGVGVHVVTVNDYLANRDAQWMSRLYNFLGLTVGINLPNMPREEKQAAYRADITYGTNNEYGFDYLRDNMVYESGDRVQRQLNFAIVDEVDSILIDEARTPLIISGQADDNTAMYLAMNAIVPMLTRQIGEADPRTGEGVTTPGDFTLDEKTQQVFLTEQGHETAERVLANAKLIAEGASLYDPANITLMHHLYASLRANHLYHRDQHYVVQNGEIVIVDEFTGRLMAGRRWSDGLHQAVEAKEGVTIQAENQTLASITFQNYFRLYNKLGGMTGTADTEAYEFQEIYGLETVVIPPNRQSRREDQLDRVYKTTAEKYAAAIKDIRECHERGQPVLVGTTSIENSEIIDQLLNEAKLPHQVLNAKQHAREADIVAQAGRPGMITIATNMAGRGTDIVLGGNVEKLVAEVEADASLDEATRAQRIAEVRAQWQVEHEKVAALGGLRIIATERHESRRIDNQLRGRSGRQGDPGSSRFYLSLDDTLLRIFAGDRVKAIMERLKMPDGEAIEAGIVTRSIESAQRKVEARNFDVRKQLLEYDDVANDQRKVIYQQRNEILDAVDLNDLIGVMREETVTDIVRQYVPADSMEEQWDLPGLEKHLLDEWRLELPLVQEAGTAESITDEEILDKVLQAAQAAFDAKLQLIGRENFTQFQRAVLLQSFDTNWRDHLAALDYLRQGIHLRGYAQKQPKQEYKREAFELFRQLIDQVKTEVTRVLMTVQVQSNEQLDQATEVLGQRAEHISNVTYTSPTEDGSQTTVRADEAAASEGAPMVRVGRNDPCPCGSGLKFKQCHGKLA, encoded by the coding sequence ATGGCTACCAACTTCCTCACCAAACTATTCGGCAGCCGCAATGATCGGCTTCTCAAGCAATACCGCAAGACGGTGGCCCGCATCAATGCGATGGAGCCCGAACTTGAAAAGCTCAGCGACGAGGCGCTGCGTGCCAAGACGCAGGAGTTCAAGGAGCGCGTGAGCCAGGGGCAAAGCCTGGACGATCTGCTGCCCGAGGCCTTTGCCGTCGTGCGCGAAGGTTCCAAGCGCGTCATGAAGATGCGCCACTTCGACGTGCAGCTGCTGGGCGGCATGGCCCTGCACCACGGCAAGGTCGCGGAAATGCGCACCGGCGAAGGCAAGACGCTCACCGCCACGCTGCCGGTCTACCTGAATGCGCTGGCCGGTGTCGGCGTGCATGTGGTGACCGTCAACGACTACCTCGCCAACCGCGATGCGCAGTGGATGTCGCGGCTGTACAACTTCCTCGGCCTGACGGTGGGCATCAACCTGCCCAACATGCCGCGCGAGGAAAAGCAGGCCGCCTACCGCGCCGACATCACCTACGGCACGAACAACGAATACGGCTTCGACTACCTGCGCGACAACATGGTCTACGAGTCGGGCGACCGCGTGCAGCGCCAGCTCAACTTCGCCATCGTCGACGAGGTGGACTCGATCCTGATCGACGAAGCGCGCACGCCGCTGATCATCAGCGGCCAGGCCGACGACAACACCGCCATGTACCTGGCGATGAATGCCATCGTGCCGATGCTCACGCGCCAGATCGGTGAAGCCGATCCGCGCACCGGCGAGGGCGTGACCACGCCCGGCGACTTCACGCTGGACGAGAAGACGCAGCAGGTTTTCCTGACCGAGCAGGGCCATGAAACCGCCGAACGCGTGCTGGCCAATGCCAAGCTGATCGCCGAGGGCGCCTCGCTCTATGATCCGGCCAACATCACGCTGATGCACCACCTGTACGCCTCGCTGCGTGCCAATCACCTGTACCACCGCGACCAGCATTACGTGGTGCAAAACGGCGAGATCGTGATCGTCGACGAATTCACCGGCCGCCTGATGGCCGGCCGCCGCTGGAGCGACGGCCTGCACCAGGCCGTCGAAGCCAAGGAAGGCGTGACCATCCAGGCCGAGAACCAGACCCTGGCCTCGATCACCTTCCAGAACTATTTCCGCCTCTACAACAAGCTCGGCGGCATGACCGGCACGGCCGATACCGAAGCCTACGAATTCCAGGAAATCTACGGTCTTGAAACCGTGGTCATTCCGCCAAACCGCCAGAGCCGCCGCGAAGACCAGCTCGACCGCGTCTACAAGACCACGGCCGAGAAGTACGCGGCCGCGATCAAGGACATCCGCGAGTGCCACGAGCGCGGCCAGCCGGTGCTGGTCGGCACGACCTCGATCGAGAACTCGGAAATCATCGACCAGCTGCTCAACGAAGCCAAGCTGCCGCACCAGGTGCTCAACGCCAAGCAGCATGCGCGCGAGGCCGACATCGTGGCCCAGGCCGGCCGCCCGGGCATGATCACCATTGCCACCAACATGGCTGGCCGCGGCACCGACATCGTGCTCGGCGGCAACGTCGAGAAGCTGGTTGCCGAAGTCGAGGCCGATGCCTCGCTGGATGAAGCCACGCGCGCCCAGCGCATCGCCGAAGTGCGTGCGCAATGGCAGGTCGAGCACGAGAAGGTCGCGGCCCTGGGCGGCCTGCGCATCATTGCCACCGAGCGCCATGAGTCGCGCCGCATCGACAATCAGCTGCGCGGCCGTTCGGGCCGCCAGGGCGACCCCGGTTCGTCGCGCTTCTACCTGAGCCTGGACGACACGCTGCTGCGCATCTTTGCCGGCGACCGCGTGAAGGCCATCATGGAACGCCTGAAGATGCCCGATGGCGAAGCCATCGAAGCCGGCATCGTGACGCGTTCGATCGAATCGGCGCAGCGCAAGGTCGAGGCGCGCAACTTCGATGTGCGCAAGCAGCTGCTCGAGTACGACGACGTCGCCAACGACCAGCGCAAGGTGATCTACCAGCAGCGCAACGAGATTCTCGATGCGGTCGACCTGAACGACCTCATTGGCGTGATGCGCGAAGAGACCGTGACCGACATCGTGCGCCAGTACGTGCCCGCCGACTCGATGGAAGAGCAGTGGGACCTGCCCGGGCTGGAAAAGCATCTGCTCGACGAGTGGCGCCTGGAGCTGCCGCTGGTGCAGGAAGCCGGCACCGCCGAATCCATCACCGACGAGGAAATCCTCGACAAGGTGCTGCAGGCCGCGCAAGCCGCGTTCGATGCCAAGCTGCAGCTGATCGGCCGGGAGAACTTCACCCAGTTCCAGCGCGCGGTGCTGCTGCAGAGCTTCGACACGAACTGGCGCGACCACCTGGCCGCGCTCGACTACCTGCGCCAGGGCATCCATCTGCGTGGCTATGCGCAGAAGCAGCCCAAGCAGGAGTACAAGCGCGAGGCGTTCGAGCTGTTCCGCCAGCTGATCGACCAGGTCAAGACCGAAGTCACGCGCGTGCTGATGACGGTGCAGGTGCAATCCAACGAGCAGCTCGACCAGGCCACCGAGGTGCTGGGCCAGCGCGCCGAGCATATCTCCAACGTCACCTATACCTCGCCCACCGAGGACGGCAGCCAGACGACGGTGCGCGCCGACGAAGCCGCCGCCAGCGAAGGCGCGCCCATGGTGCGCGTCGGCCGCAACGATCCCTGCCCCTGCGGCAGTGGCCTGAAGTTCAAGCAATGCCACGGCAAACTGGCTTGA
- a CDS encoding ClpXP protease specificity-enhancing factor encodes MTASESSSTRPYMIRALHEWCTDNGLTPYLAVRVDHTVQVPREFVKDGEIVLNTSYDATGSLQLGNDFIAFKARFGGQPRDIMVPVGRVIAIYARETGEGMAFPLSEETAQQVEAADEGRDAAPAESDAEAPVMQLVTPDDDTPVPPRPPTPAGARPALKRVK; translated from the coding sequence ATGACTGCCTCGGAATCCAGCTCCACCCGTCCGTACATGATCCGCGCGCTGCATGAGTGGTGCACGGACAACGGCCTGACCCCGTATCTCGCGGTGCGCGTTGACCACACGGTCCAGGTGCCGCGCGAGTTCGTCAAGGACGGCGAAATCGTGCTCAACACCAGCTACGACGCCACCGGCAGCCTGCAGCTGGGCAACGACTTCATCGCGTTCAAGGCCCGCTTCGGCGGCCAGCCGCGCGACATCATGGTGCCCGTGGGCCGGGTCATCGCGATCTATGCGCGTGAAACCGGCGAAGGCATGGCCTTCCCGTTGTCGGAGGAAACCGCGCAGCAGGTCGAAGCCGCCGACGAGGGCCGGGACGCCGCGCCCGCCGAAAGCGATGCCGAGGCACCGGTGATGCAACTCGTGACGCCGGACGACGACACGCCCGTGCCGCCGCGCCCGCCCACACCGGCAGGCGCGCGCCCGGCGCTCAAACGCGTCAAATAA
- a CDS encoding glutathione S-transferase N-terminal domain-containing protein — protein MMVLYSGTTCPFSHRCRFVLFEKGMDFEIRDVDLYSKPEDINVMNPYGQVPILVERDLILYESNIINEYIDERFPHPQLMPGDPVDRARVRLFLLNFEKELFVHVNILEARNVKGNEKAIEKARAHIRDRLTQLAPVFLKNKYMLGENFSMLDVAIAPLLWRLDYYGIELSKNAAPLLKYAERIFSRPAYIEALTPSEKVMRK, from the coding sequence ATGATGGTGCTTTATTCGGGAACGACCTGCCCCTTTTCCCACCGCTGCCGCTTCGTGCTGTTTGAAAAGGGCATGGACTTCGAGATCCGTGATGTGGACCTGTACAGCAAGCCCGAAGACATCAATGTGATGAACCCCTACGGCCAGGTGCCCATCCTGGTCGAGCGCGACCTGATCCTGTACGAGTCGAACATCATCAACGAGTACATCGACGAGCGCTTCCCCCATCCCCAGCTGATGCCCGGCGACCCGGTGGACCGCGCGCGCGTGCGCCTGTTCCTGCTGAACTTCGAGAAGGAACTGTTCGTGCACGTGAACATCCTCGAGGCGCGCAACGTCAAGGGCAACGAAAAGGCCATCGAGAAGGCGCGTGCGCACATCCGCGACCGCCTGACGCAGCTGGCGCCGGTGTTCCTGAAGAACAAGTACATGCTGGGCGAGAACTTCTCCATGCTCGACGTCGCGATCGCGCCGCTGCTGTGGCGCCTCGACTACTACGGCATCGAACTGAGCAAGAACGCCGCGCCGCTGCTGAAATACGCCGAGCGCATCTTCTCGCGTCCCGCCTACATCGAAGCGCTGACGCCTTCGGAAAAGGTGATGCGCAAGTAA
- a CDS encoding cytochrome c1, with protein MKKLILTLIAALGFVAGAQAAEGGIAWDKAPVKTNDQASLQNGAKLFVNYCLSCHSAAFMRYNRLKDIGLTDQEIKDNLLFTTDKVGETMKAAIDPRQAKDWFGGNPPDLTVIARSRAGSGGSGADYLYTFLRTFYRDETKPTGWNNLAFPSVGMPHALWQLQGERRAVFEEHDVHGKKTQVFKGWEQVSPGAMTPVQYDQAVGDLVNYLQWMGEPAQNSRIRIGVGVLLFLGVFIVIAWRLNAAFWKDVK; from the coding sequence ATGAAAAAACTGATCCTCACGCTGATCGCCGCCCTGGGATTCGTTGCCGGCGCGCAGGCTGCCGAAGGCGGCATCGCCTGGGACAAGGCGCCCGTCAAGACCAACGACCAGGCCTCGCTGCAAAACGGCGCCAAGCTGTTCGTCAACTACTGCCTGAGCTGCCACTCGGCGGCGTTCATGCGCTACAACCGGCTCAAGGACATCGGCCTGACCGACCAGGAGATCAAGGACAACCTGCTGTTCACGACCGACAAGGTCGGCGAGACCATGAAGGCCGCGATCGACCCGCGCCAGGCCAAGGACTGGTTCGGCGGCAATCCGCCCGACCTGACGGTGATCGCGCGCTCGCGTGCCGGCTCCGGCGGCTCGGGCGCCGACTACCTCTATACCTTCCTGCGCACCTTCTACCGCGACGAAACCAAGCCCACGGGCTGGAACAACCTGGCCTTCCCCAGCGTCGGCATGCCGCATGCGCTGTGGCAATTGCAGGGCGAGCGCCGCGCAGTGTTTGAAGAGCACGACGTCCACGGCAAGAAAACCCAGGTTTTCAAGGGCTGGGAACAGGTATCTCCGGGCGCGATGACGCCCGTGCAGTACGATCAGGCCGTTGGCGACTTGGTGAATTACCTCCAGTGGATGGGTGAGCCCGCACAGAACAGCCGTATTCGCATCGGTGTCGGCGTGCTGCTTTTCCTCGGAGTCTTCATCGTGATTGCCTGGCGCTTGAACGCCGCATTCTGGAAAGACGTCAAGTAA
- a CDS encoding cytochrome b: MAHEFKDISPNATTGAKVTNWFENRFPTAFDAYRVHMSEYYAPKNFNFWYIFGSLALLVLVIQIVTGIFLVMHYKPDAAKAFESVEYIMRDVPWGWLIRYIHSTGASAFFVVVYLHMFRGLLYGSYRKPRELVWIFGCAIFLALMAEAFMGYLLPWGQMSYWGAQVIVNLFAAIPFIGPDLALLIRGDYVVGDATLNRFFSFHVIAVPLVLLGLVVAHLLALHDVGSNNPDGIEIKGPNAPKDEKGRPLDGVPFHPYYTVHDILGVCVFLFLFSAVVFFAPEFGGYFLEYNNFIPADPLKTPSHIAPVWYFTPFYSMLRAITTEMMYVLIACVALGAGFGVFKSRLPSVVKGGVAVVAVVAIALMLAIDAKFWGVVVMGGAVVILFALPWLDHSPVKSIRYRPDWHKYVYAVFVVNFIVLGYLGVKPPSPVFERISQVGTLFYFGFFLLMPWWSRLGTPKPVPDRVTFKPH, translated from the coding sequence ATGGCACACGAATTCAAGGACATCTCCCCCAACGCCACGACGGGCGCGAAAGTCACGAACTGGTTCGAGAACCGGTTTCCCACGGCTTTCGATGCCTACCGCGTCCATATGTCGGAGTACTACGCTCCGAAGAACTTCAACTTCTGGTACATCTTCGGCTCGCTGGCGCTGCTGGTGCTGGTGATCCAGATCGTCACCGGCATCTTCCTGGTGATGCACTACAAGCCCGACGCGGCCAAGGCCTTCGAGTCGGTCGAGTACATCATGCGCGACGTGCCCTGGGGCTGGCTGATCCGCTATATCCACTCGACGGGCGCCTCGGCGTTCTTCGTCGTGGTCTACCTGCACATGTTCCGCGGCCTGCTCTACGGTTCGTACCGCAAGCCGCGCGAGCTGGTCTGGATCTTCGGCTGCGCGATCTTCCTGGCGCTGATGGCCGAAGCCTTCATGGGTTATCTGCTGCCCTGGGGCCAGATGTCGTACTGGGGTGCGCAGGTGATCGTCAACCTGTTTGCCGCGATTCCCTTCATCGGTCCCGACCTGGCGCTGCTGATCCGCGGCGACTACGTGGTGGGCGATGCCACGCTCAACCGCTTCTTCAGCTTCCACGTCATTGCCGTGCCGCTGGTGCTGCTGGGCCTGGTCGTGGCCCACCTGCTGGCGCTGCACGACGTCGGCTCGAACAACCCCGACGGCATCGAGATCAAGGGACCGAACGCACCCAAGGACGAAAAAGGCCGCCCGCTCGACGGCGTGCCCTTCCATCCCTACTACACGGTGCACGACATCCTCGGTGTCTGCGTGTTCCTGTTCCTGTTCTCGGCCGTGGTGTTCTTCGCGCCCGAGTTCGGCGGCTACTTCCTTGAATACAACAACTTCATCCCGGCCGATCCGCTGAAGACGCCGTCGCACATCGCGCCGGTGTGGTACTTCACGCCCTTCTATTCGATGCTGCGCGCGATCACCACCGAGATGATGTATGTGCTGATTGCCTGCGTGGCGCTGGGCGCCGGCTTCGGCGTGTTCAAGTCGCGCCTGCCGTCGGTCGTGAAGGGCGGGGTGGCCGTGGTCGCAGTCGTGGCCATCGCACTGATGCTGGCCATCGACGCCAAATTCTGGGGCGTGGTCGTGATGGGCGGCGCGGTGGTGATCCTGTTCGCGCTGCCCTGGCTCGACCACAGCCCGGTCAAGTCGATCCGCTACCGTCCCGACTGGCACAAGTATGTCTACGCGGTGTTCGTCGTGAATTTCATTGTGCTGGGCTACCTGGGCGTGAAGCCGCCGTCGCCGGTGTTCGAGCGCATCTCGCAGGTGGGCACGCTGTTTTATTTCGGCTTCTTCCTGCTGATGCCCTGGTGGAGCCGCCTGGGCACGCCCAAACCCGTGCCCGACCGCGTGACCTTCAAGCCGCACTGA
- the petA gene encoding ubiquinol-cytochrome c reductase iron-sulfur subunit has product MSDTPIDSSKRTWIITSACAGAVGGVATAVPFVSTFQPSEKAKAAGAAVEVDISALKPGEKVTVEWRGKPVWIIKRSPEQLADLPKLDAQLADPKSERKPAELTPEYARNEHRSIKPEILVAVGICTHLGCSPTDKLQAGPQPSLPDDWKGGFLCPCHGSTFDMAGRVFKNKPAPDNLEVPPHMYLSETKLLIGEDKA; this is encoded by the coding sequence ATGAGTGATACTCCAATCGACTCCAGCAAGCGCACGTGGATCATCACGTCGGCCTGCGCGGGTGCGGTGGGCGGCGTGGCAACTGCCGTCCCTTTTGTGAGCACCTTCCAGCCGTCCGAAAAGGCCAAGGCAGCAGGCGCGGCAGTTGAGGTGGATATCTCCGCCCTCAAGCCCGGCGAGAAGGTCACGGTGGAGTGGCGCGGCAAGCCGGTCTGGATCATCAAGCGCTCGCCCGAGCAGCTTGCCGACCTGCCCAAGCTCGATGCGCAACTGGCCGATCCCAAGTCCGAGCGCAAGCCCGCGGAACTGACCCCCGAATACGCACGCAACGAGCACCGCTCGATCAAGCCCGAGATCCTGGTCGCCGTGGGCATCTGCACCCACCTGGGCTGCTCGCCCACCGACAAGCTCCAGGCCGGCCCGCAACCCTCGCTGCCCGATGACTGGAAGGGCGGTTTCCTGTGCCCCTGCCATGGCTCGACCTTCGACATGGCCGGCCGCGTCTTCAAGAACAAGCCGGCTCCGGACAACCTGGAAGTGCCGCCCCACATGTACCTGTCGGAGACCAAGCTCCTGATCGGTGAAGACAAGGCCTGA
- the mscL gene encoding large conductance mechanosensitive channel protein MscL — translation MGMMQEFREFAVKGNVIDLAVGVIIGGAFGKIVDSVVSDLIMPVVGLVFGKLDFSNLFLVLGTVPEGTARTLDALRKAGVPVLAYGSFITVAVNFLILAFIIFLMIKQINRLKRNAPPPVVVVAETPEDVVLLREIRDSLIRNTP, via the coding sequence ATGGGCATGATGCAGGAATTCCGTGAGTTCGCCGTCAAGGGAAACGTCATTGACTTGGCGGTAGGCGTGATCATTGGCGGCGCGTTCGGCAAGATCGTCGACTCGGTCGTATCCGACCTGATCATGCCCGTCGTCGGCCTGGTGTTCGGCAAGCTCGACTTCTCCAACCTGTTCCTGGTGCTGGGAACGGTGCCCGAGGGCACGGCGCGCACGCTCGACGCACTGCGCAAGGCCGGCGTGCCGGTGCTGGCTTATGGCAGCTTCATCACGGTGGCCGTCAACTTCCTCATCCTGGCATTCATCATCTTCCTGATGATCAAGCAGATCAACCGCCTCAAGCGCAACGCGCCGCCGCCCGTGGTGGTGGTGGCGGAAACGCCCGAGGATGTGGTCCTGCTGCGCGAGATCCGCGACAGCCTCATTCGAAACACCCCCTGA
- the pdxA gene encoding 4-hydroxythreonine-4-phosphate dehydrogenase PdxA, giving the protein MTLPESAARAIAITQGDCAGIGPETIAKAFRDAPETLRGCFIVGELQTLRRAAAAVTRAGDTALPVAVIDHPEEAWSVPPRCLPLLPLAGLPGPAPWGEISRDAGVAAARCVEWAATAALQGRIAALVTAPLHKEALALAGVDFPGHTELLQAAAAAHAGVTLAEMPVRMMLANDELRTVLVSIHMSLRDALEAVTEPQVRETLRITHLALSRTLGRAPRIAVAGLNPHAGEGGLFGREEIETIAPAIAAARAQGMDVHGPFAPDTVFMRARNAPGHPGEFDVVLAMYHDQGLIPVKYLGVEQGVNVTLGLPLVRTSPDHGTAFDIAGQGIADASSLIAAVHMARQLLG; this is encoded by the coding sequence ATGACCCTGCCTGAATCCGCGGCCCGCGCCATTGCCATCACGCAGGGCGACTGCGCCGGCATCGGCCCCGAAACCATTGCCAAGGCATTCCGCGATGCGCCTGAAACGCTGCGCGGCTGCTTCATCGTCGGCGAGTTGCAAACGCTGCGGCGCGCCGCAGCCGCGGTGACGCGTGCCGGCGACACGGCGCTGCCGGTGGCGGTCATCGACCATCCCGAGGAGGCCTGGAGCGTGCCGCCGCGCTGCCTGCCTTTGCTGCCGCTGGCTGGCCTGCCCGGGCCCGCGCCCTGGGGCGAGATTTCACGCGATGCCGGCGTTGCGGCCGCGCGCTGCGTCGAATGGGCGGCCACGGCGGCGTTGCAGGGGCGTATCGCGGCGCTCGTCACCGCCCCATTGCACAAGGAAGCGCTGGCGCTGGCCGGCGTCGATTTCCCCGGCCATACCGAACTGCTGCAGGCCGCGGCCGCGGCCCATGCGGGAGTGACGCTGGCCGAGATGCCGGTGCGCATGATGCTGGCCAACGACGAGCTGCGCACGGTGCTGGTGAGCATCCACATGTCGCTGCGCGACGCGCTCGAGGCCGTCACCGAACCGCAGGTGCGCGAGACGCTGCGCATCACCCATCTGGCACTGTCGCGCACGCTCGGGCGCGCGCCGCGCATTGCCGTGGCCGGCCTCAATCCGCATGCGGGCGAGGGCGGATTGTTCGGCCGCGAGGAGATCGAGACCATCGCGCCGGCCATTGCCGCCGCGCGGGCGCAGGGCATGGATGTGCATGGCCCGTTTGCGCCCGACACGGTCTTCATGCGCGCGCGCAACGCGCCCGGCCATCCGGGCGAGTTCGACGTGGTGCTGGCGATGTACCACGACCAGGGCCTGATCCCGGTGAAGTACCTCGGAGTGGAGCAGGGCGTCAATGTGACCCTGGGCCTGCCGCTGGTGCGCACCAGCCCCGACCACGGCACGGCCTTCGACATTGCGGGCCAGGGCATCGCGGATGCATCGAGCCTGATTGCCGCCGTGCACATGGCACGGCAGCTTTTAGGATAA
- a CDS encoding Nif3-like dinuclear metal center hexameric protein produces the protein MTLSRQDLLGSLDDLLQPQRFKDYGPNGLQVEGKPRISRLVSGVTASRALIEAAIDLQADAIFVHHGLFWRGHDGRVTGWMKERLRLLLAHDINLFAYHLPLDAHPELGNNAQLGLRLGWEAQGRFGEQELGWLGALPAPATDAAQVATHVQQVLGREAVCLPGDGRPIRQIAWCTGGAQGFFEPAIAAGADLFLTGEISEPQAHLSRETGVAFIAAGHHATERYGAPAVAAHVAAAHGLDHVFVEIDNPA, from the coding sequence ATGACCCTCTCGCGCCAAGACCTGCTGGGCAGTCTCGATGACCTGCTGCAGCCCCAACGCTTCAAGGACTACGGACCCAACGGCCTGCAGGTCGAAGGCAAGCCCCGCATCTCCCGGCTGGTCAGTGGCGTCACTGCCAGCCGGGCACTGATCGAGGCCGCCATCGACCTGCAGGCCGATGCCATTTTCGTGCACCACGGCCTGTTCTGGCGCGGCCACGACGGCCGTGTCACGGGCTGGATGAAAGAGCGCCTGCGCCTGCTGCTGGCGCATGACATCAACCTGTTTGCCTACCACCTGCCGCTCGATGCGCACCCCGAGCTGGGCAACAACGCGCAGCTGGGCCTGCGCCTGGGCTGGGAGGCGCAAGGCCGCTTCGGCGAACAGGAACTGGGCTGGCTTGGCGCCTTGCCCGCGCCCGCCACCGATGCGGCGCAGGTCGCGACGCATGTGCAGCAGGTGCTGGGCCGCGAGGCGGTATGCCTGCCGGGCGACGGCCGGCCCATCCGCCAGATCGCCTGGTGCACGGGCGGCGCGCAGGGCTTCTTCGAGCCGGCCATTGCCGCCGGCGCCGACCTGTTCCTGACCGGCGAGATCTCCGAACCGCAAGCCCATCTGTCGCGCGAGACCGGCGTGGCCTTCATTGCCGCGGGCCACCATGCGACCGAACGCTATGGCGCGCCCGCGGTCGCGGCCCATGTCGCGGCCGCGCATGGCCTGGACCATGTGTTCGTTGAAATCGACAACCCGGCCTGA
- a CDS encoding MFS transporter, translated as MTTLDYSTGKALPDGAPARPLTKKDYKTLGLSALGGTLEFYDFVVYIFFANVLGRLFFPEQMPEWLRQLQTLGIFAAGYLARPLGGIIIAHYGDILGRKKMFTLSIFLMSLPTLVIGLLPTYEAIGIAAPLLLLAMRVLQGAAIGGEMPGAWVFVAEHVPQKHYGLAVGTLTAGITGGILLGSLIAVGINSWFSTSEINAYAWRIPFILGGVFGMVSVYLRRFLEETPIFKELAERKKIGRELPLKTILREHRPAIVLVALMTWVLSTAIVVVILFTPAYLQKVFQIPAALSLQANVAATLMLTIGCLFTGWATDRFGTKAVMIVGWGGMTVTAYLFYLGLPGTPTSLIALYALVGFFVGSISLLPIVGVRAFPPAVRFSGLSFSYNMAYAVFGGLTPVLISVGQQYDHLFPAHYVGAMGILGVALAFWPLSYKGWQVRSEKS; from the coding sequence ATGACTACGCTTGATTACTCCACCGGCAAGGCCTTGCCCGACGGTGCGCCGGCCCGACCGTTGACGAAGAAGGACTACAAGACCCTGGGGCTGTCGGCCCTCGGCGGAACGCTTGAGTTCTACGACTTCGTCGTCTACATCTTCTTTGCCAATGTGCTGGGCCGCCTGTTCTTCCCCGAGCAGATGCCCGAATGGCTGCGCCAGCTGCAGACGCTGGGCATCTTCGCCGCCGGCTACCTGGCACGGCCCCTGGGCGGCATCATCATTGCGCACTATGGCGACATCCTGGGCCGCAAGAAGATGTTCACGCTGTCGATCTTCCTGATGTCGCTGCCGACGCTGGTGATCGGCCTGTTGCCGACCTACGAGGCCATCGGCATTGCCGCGCCGCTGCTGCTGCTGGCGATGCGCGTGCTGCAAGGCGCGGCCATCGGCGGCGAAATGCCTGGCGCCTGGGTCTTCGTGGCCGAGCACGTGCCGCAAAAGCACTACGGCCTGGCCGTGGGCACGCTGACGGCCGGCATCACCGGCGGCATCCTGCTGGGCTCGCTGATTGCCGTGGGCATCAACAGCTGGTTCAGCACCAGCGAGATCAATGCCTATGCCTGGCGCATTCCGTTCATCCTGGGCGGCGTATTCGGCATGGTGTCGGTGTACCTGCGCCGCTTCCTGGAAGAGACGCCGATCTTCAAGGAACTCGCCGAACGCAAGAAGATCGGCCGCGAGCTGCCGCTCAAGACCATCCTGCGCGAGCACCGTCCGGCCATCGTGCTGGTGGCGCTGATGACCTGGGTGCTGTCCACGGCCATCGTCGTGGTGATCCTGTTCACGCCCGCCTATCTGCAGAAGGTGTTCCAGATTCCCGCGGCGCTGTCGCTGCAGGCCAACGTGGCCGCCACGCTGATGCTTACCATCGGCTGCCTGTTCACGGGCTGGGCCACCGACCGCTTCGGCACCAAGGCGGTGATGATCGTCGGCTGGGGCGGCATGACCGTGACCGCCTACCTGTTCTACCTGGGCCTGCCGGGTACGCCCACATCGCTCATCGCGCTGTACGCGCTGGTCGGTTTCTTCGTCGGCTCGATCTCGCTGCTGCCCATCGTCGGCGTGCGGGCTTTCCCGCCGGCCGTGCGCTTCTCGGGCTTGTCGTTCTCCTACAACATGGCCTATGCGGTGTTTGGCGGCCTGACGCCGGTGCTGATCAGCGTCGGCCAGCAATACGACCACCTGTTCCCGGCCCACTACGTCGGTGCGATGGGCATCCTGGGCGTGGCACTGGCTTTCTGGCCCCTGTCGTACAAGGGCTGGCAGGTCCGCAGCGAAAAGTCCTGA